The genomic stretch CTACACTACAATGCAGACGGGAGTAAAGGTGGTGGTCTGTGTGGCAATGGGAGTAGGGCTGCTATTCACTATGCACAACAATTGGGACTTATTGAAAATAAAACTCAGTTTTGGGCTATGGATGGGCTGCATACAGGCTCTATAAACAATCAATTGATCTATTTTAGGTTGCAAGATATCATGTTTATTGAACAATTACATACAGGATATTTTGTAGACAATGGAACACGACACTACATAGAAATTGTAGAAAATGTTCATAATGTGGATATGGAAGAAGTTGGTTTCCCAAGGAGGAATATGGAACCTTTTCAAAACGAAGGAGTAAATCTCAATTTTATGCAATTATCTGGCAATAGTATACACCTTCGTACTTGTGAATGTGGGCTAGAGACAGAACCACTATCCTGTGGTACAGGGGCTGCGGCTGGTGCGCTTGTTGCACATATATATTATGGACTACATAGTCCTATAGAAATAATAACAAAGGGAGGCAAACTTTGGATAAAATTTGTGCGATTGCCCAATGGTCACTTTACCGAAATATATTTGATTGGAAATGTAAATCAGTCTTTTCATGGTGTTGTTGATCTTGGTAATCTTCCAGAAATTGTTTCGTAGTAGCATATAACACCAGCAATGAAATCAGAATCATTCGACTATATAGCCCTATGCATTTGTTATACGGTTAAAAGTTAAAAGCGTTTACTTTTAAGTAAAAAAAGCTTATTTTGCATTTCTTTTTTACAACTTTTCGTTATCTAAGCGGATATGAAGTGTTCTTTATTTATCGTTTATCAATTTTAAATGTATTATAATTGTTGCCATTCTTTATGTAAAAACTTTGTAAAATAATATGCATACAAAACAGGTCCCTCGCAGGAAAATATGGGAAAAAAATCTAAGCAAAGATCTGATCAAACTTTTGAGCTCTGAAAGAACACTTTTATCTGGCTTCAAATTTTTATGCAAACCTAGTGATACGTTCTCTTAAGCAGTACTTCAAAGTTCACTATCTAATATAATTTTACAATTAATAAATGATTGATTTCGAAACGTTTACATTGTCAAATGATCTAAAAGTTATTTTACATGAAGATACAACCAGTAATATTGCTGTAGTTGATATAATGTACGATGTAGGTTCTAGAGATGAACATCCTGCTAAAACAGGTTTTGCCCACTTATTTGAACATTTGATGTTTGGCGGATC from Cardinium endosymbiont of Culicoides punctatus encodes the following:
- the dapF gene encoding diaminopimelate epimerase: MRLDFVKYQATGNDFIVINNFATQQYTYDPLLTQQLCHRQFGIGADGIITIEKHKYYDFEMLHYNADGSKGGGLCGNGSRAAIHYAQQLGLIENKTQFWAMDGLHTGSINNQLIYFRLQDIMFIEQLHTGYFVDNGTRHYIEIVENVHNVDMEEVGFPRRNMEPFQNEGVNLNFMQLSGNSIHLRTCECGLETEPLSCGTGAAAGALVAHIYYGLHSPIEIITKGGKLWIKFVRLPNGHFTEIYLIGNVNQSFHGVVDLGNLPEIVS